A window of the Streptomyces griseochromogenes genome harbors these coding sequences:
- a CDS encoding immunity 49 family protein gives MTSHDTPDSGLPMLTSAQASHLRALAAPYAQDGHHHSLHDLAHMCRKVPEEQWPGLVAAHFARLRQASKGGESAEELLRDVHARLLPVESLTPELANALRYARVVADGLVFAYALDAPTSVRILTDDDVERAGIEELGRAAYANLMRVPVQHDEVVVEEGAMLHSLYGDSPFVAGKALFLSEAARQAVGEPLPDAGALVVVPTRHNLVYHPIADGSVVDALNSLAAYALGAHEDGPGALSPRVYWWHRGGLTSLTVIDHDTRTFSLRPPPLLLGLMKGLVRLDRAGRLATSTVATAPDLAELAHATAESIAHLGQDPTGLGDAFASALALAHARCATDPKAAHVGTWDAWATAVQLGSALFTGAQPQECHLGEGFVRQLPATPAEPPADARAWLDALYLAAVCRQKDRIGRLCEVPLETLRQDDSVDEYVLHWIDTLQTYFSGRSMDDVVEKLLATMESSMPDALTHAPKDFVNRIDYQPIALFHRLIARDHDTFAKTLAEALAEHAGYWGESPAPRARVALGPLAMASLAYDYEFPVDTTQPYLPMYLLNRERIEVIP, from the coding sequence ATGACATCACACGACACTCCCGACTCCGGCCTGCCGATGCTGACTTCCGCGCAGGCCTCGCATCTGCGCGCACTCGCAGCCCCGTACGCCCAGGACGGGCACCACCACTCCCTGCACGATCTCGCGCACATGTGCCGCAAGGTGCCCGAGGAACAATGGCCCGGCCTGGTCGCCGCGCACTTCGCCCGCCTGCGACAGGCGAGCAAGGGTGGCGAGAGCGCGGAGGAACTGCTGCGGGATGTCCATGCCCGGCTGCTGCCCGTCGAGTCGCTCACCCCCGAACTCGCCAACGCCCTGCGCTACGCGCGCGTGGTGGCCGACGGACTCGTCTTCGCCTACGCCCTCGACGCGCCCACCAGCGTGCGGATCCTCACCGACGACGACGTGGAGCGCGCCGGGATCGAGGAGCTGGGGCGGGCCGCCTACGCGAACCTGATGCGCGTACCCGTGCAGCACGACGAAGTGGTCGTCGAGGAGGGGGCGATGCTGCACTCCCTGTACGGAGACTCCCCGTTCGTCGCGGGCAAGGCGCTGTTCCTGTCCGAAGCGGCCCGGCAGGCCGTCGGCGAGCCGCTCCCGGACGCCGGTGCCCTCGTCGTCGTGCCGACGCGGCACAATCTCGTGTACCACCCGATCGCCGACGGCTCCGTCGTGGACGCCCTCAACAGCCTCGCCGCATACGCGTTGGGCGCACACGAGGACGGGCCGGGCGCGCTGTCACCCCGGGTCTACTGGTGGCACCGGGGCGGCCTGACCTCGCTCACGGTCATCGACCACGACACCCGCACCTTCTCCCTGCGGCCGCCGCCGCTGCTGCTCGGCCTGATGAAGGGCCTGGTCCGCCTCGACCGCGCCGGCCGGCTCGCGACGAGCACCGTGGCCACGGCGCCCGACCTCGCCGAACTCGCCCACGCCACCGCCGAGTCGATAGCACACCTCGGCCAGGACCCGACGGGCCTGGGCGACGCCTTCGCCTCCGCCCTCGCACTCGCGCACGCCCGCTGCGCCACCGACCCGAAAGCGGCGCACGTCGGCACGTGGGACGCATGGGCCACCGCGGTCCAACTCGGTTCCGCCTTGTTCACCGGAGCCCAGCCGCAGGAGTGTCATCTGGGCGAGGGTTTCGTCCGGCAGTTGCCCGCCACGCCCGCCGAGCCTCCCGCGGACGCCCGCGCCTGGCTCGATGCCCTCTACCTCGCGGCCGTGTGCCGCCAGAAGGACCGGATCGGCCGGCTGTGCGAGGTGCCGCTGGAGACGCTGCGACAGGACGACTCCGTCGACGAGTACGTCCTGCACTGGATCGACACCCTGCAGACCTACTTCTCCGGCCGGTCCATGGACGACGTCGTGGAGAAGCTGCTCGCCACCATGGAGAGCTCCATGCCCGACGCTCTGACCCACGCGCCGAAAGACTTCGTGAACCGGATCGACTACCAGCCGATCGCGCTCTTCCACCGCCTCATCGCGCGCGACCACGACACCTTCGCCAAGACACTGGCGGAAGCCCTCGCGGAGCACGCCGGTTACTGGGGCGAATCGCCCGCCCCGCGCGCCCGGGTGGCACTCGGACCACTCGCGATGGCGAGCCTCGCCTACGACTACGAGTTCCCCGTCGACACGACGCAGCCGTATCTGCCCATGTATCTGCTCAACCGCGAGCGGATCGAGGTGATCCCCTGA